From Paenibacillus polymyxa, the proteins below share one genomic window:
- a CDS encoding HAD-IIA family hydrolase, which translates to MIKGADLFISRLRSEHIPYAYVTNNASRTPESVAEHLIGMGIEAASHEVYTSALAAAQYVAQQSPGAHVYCIGETGLREALTGAGLQLVQNHPDYVVQGIDRQFTYETLAAAMRWIREGATFILTNPDLQLPSHDGLTPGAGTIGAAIEAASQVKPVVIGKPSSVLMNYALNRLSIRADEALVVGDNMLTDIAAGAAAGCKTALILTGVTTRANMDEHIRAVGVKPDLMFESLDELQEWMQKS; encoded by the coding sequence ATGATCAAGGGTGCGGATCTGTTCATTTCGCGATTGCGTTCAGAGCATATACCTTATGCATATGTCACCAACAATGCTTCACGCACACCCGAATCGGTGGCCGAGCATTTGATTGGTATGGGAATTGAAGCAGCTAGTCATGAAGTATATACTTCAGCGTTAGCAGCTGCACAATATGTTGCACAGCAAAGCCCTGGAGCTCATGTATATTGTATTGGTGAAACGGGATTACGCGAGGCACTCACAGGGGCTGGCTTGCAGCTTGTTCAGAATCATCCTGATTATGTGGTACAGGGGATAGATCGTCAATTTACATATGAAACGCTGGCAGCTGCCATGCGTTGGATTCGTGAGGGAGCTACATTTATTTTGACAAATCCGGATCTACAATTGCCTTCGCATGACGGGCTTACACCAGGTGCAGGTACCATTGGAGCTGCCATTGAAGCTGCTTCACAGGTCAAACCGGTCGTCATCGGCAAGCCTTCAAGCGTGCTAATGAATTATGCACTAAATCGCTTGAGCATTAGAGCGGATGAAGCTCTGGTTGTGGGCGATAATATGCTTACAGATATTGCGGCAGGTGCAGCAGCAGGTTGTAAAACAGCTCTGATTCTGACGGGTGTGACGACTCGCGCTAATATGGATGAACATATTCGTGCCGTTGGAGTAAAACCTGACCTGATGTTTGAAAGTTTGGACGAACTGCAGGAATGGATGCAAAAGAGCTGA
- a CDS encoding DUF896 domain-containing protein — protein sequence MDIDSLVQRINELARKAKAEGLTEEETTERANLREIYLGNIRRNFRQQLETIEFVDDDTSKGNGGLKH from the coding sequence TTGGATATAGACAGTTTGGTACAGCGCATTAATGAATTAGCGCGCAAAGCAAAAGCCGAAGGATTGACGGAAGAGGAAACCACGGAGCGCGCCAACCTTCGGGAAATTTATTTAGGCAACATTCGCCGTAATTTTCGGCAGCAACTTGAAACCATTGAATTTGTGGACGATGATACGTCGAAGGGAAATGGCGGGCTGAAGCATTAA
- a CDS encoding DUF2798 domain-containing protein has translation MPTTKKESFYFGIIMCFGMVVIMTFYNLLINGLIGKISLITIAVEFLIGFIIALILDLYIVGPVAKKVALSLPFDKSKKIFLIITISTCMVFGMACSMSFYGLLTSILSQGNGDHSLFEAYLEIFIKNFVVAYPLQLLVMGPVVRALFIKFIKKSGQVGPYKKVLN, from the coding sequence ATGCCAACAACTAAAAAGGAAAGCTTTTACTTTGGGATTATTATGTGTTTTGGAATGGTCGTTATTATGACCTTCTATAATCTTTTGATTAACGGATTGATTGGAAAAATTAGCTTGATTACCATTGCTGTTGAATTTCTAATTGGATTTATTATAGCGCTCATATTAGATTTATATATCGTGGGTCCTGTAGCAAAAAAAGTTGCTTTAAGTCTACCTTTTGATAAATCCAAAAAAATATTTTTAATTATCACGATTTCAACATGTATGGTGTTCGGAATGGCCTGTTCTATGTCTTTCTACGGTTTATTAACTTCAATTCTAAGTCAGGGTAATGGCGATCATTCATTATTTGAAGCATATTTAGAAATTTTTATAAAGAACTTTGTTGTGGCCTATCCATTACAATTATTGGTTATGGGTCCTGTTGTTCGAGCCTTGTTTATAAAATTTATAAAGAAAAGCGGGCAAGTGGGACCTTATAAAAAAGTATTAAATTAA
- a CDS encoding Fpg/Nei family DNA glycosylase has protein sequence MPELPEMENYRILLSKQILDIPITGVAVSREKSINTEVETFKKQLLGATVVYLERRGKHLIFHLNTGKRLVLHLMLGGLLYLGTEEQRPDRTVQIELDFSGAKLYFIGLRLGYLHLLTAKETDEALSDLGPDPLDRRMTLENFTARLKGRRGILKTTLVNQQVFSGIGNCYSDEIAYIAGFTPGSKVQNIVQSPEKVEKLYHATQSVLREATAEGGYMEMPLMEGDTLTGGFDHQCRVYDREGEESPSGGKIVRVELAGKKAFYCPVQQHDA, from the coding sequence ATGCCGGAACTTCCTGAAATGGAAAACTACAGAATCTTATTATCAAAACAAATTTTGGACATTCCGATTACTGGAGTGGCGGTTAGCCGTGAAAAGTCCATTAATACTGAAGTGGAAACCTTTAAGAAGCAATTGCTGGGTGCGACCGTTGTATATTTAGAGCGTCGGGGCAAGCATTTGATTTTTCATTTAAATACGGGTAAACGGCTTGTGCTTCATCTCATGTTGGGAGGATTGTTGTATCTGGGAACGGAGGAGCAACGTCCAGACCGTACGGTTCAGATCGAATTGGATTTTAGCGGAGCGAAGCTTTATTTTATCGGACTGCGCTTAGGTTATCTGCACTTGCTGACGGCTAAAGAAACAGATGAAGCTTTGTCAGACCTGGGACCTGATCCGTTAGACCGTCGTATGACATTGGAAAATTTTACAGCACGTCTAAAAGGGCGACGGGGAATTTTGAAAACAACACTGGTAAACCAGCAGGTTTTTTCGGGGATTGGCAATTGCTATTCGGACGAAATTGCATATATCGCCGGATTTACACCGGGTTCCAAGGTGCAAAATATTGTGCAATCCCCAGAAAAAGTGGAGAAGCTATATCATGCTACTCAATCCGTACTTCGTGAAGCTACTGCGGAGGGCGGTTATATGGAAATGCCTCTAATGGAGGGAGACACGCTCACAGGTGGCTTTGATCATCAGTGTCGAGTATATGACCGTGAAGGAGAAGAATCTCCAAGCGGTGGGAAAATTGTAAGAGTCGAGCTGGCGGGGAAAAAAGCATTTTATTGCCCGGTGCAGCAGCATGATGCCTAA
- a CDS encoding HAD family hydrolase, which produces MTIQAIMFDLDDTLLWDERSVEEAFDAACQTGSRETGADPKMLEEAVRKEARALYESYETFSFTQMIGINPFEGLWANFTAGEQPEFRQLEQLAPVYRKESWRRGLQQLGIDNEELAEKLAAQFASERRARPHVYEETFGILDQLKGQYKLLLLTNGSPDLQQEKLDGVPQLAPFFDHVVISGSFGRGKPDPSIFQHALGLLGIEPGQALMVGDKLTTDIQGALSAGVHSVWLNRNDKTNITEIKPKFQIKHLSELHGIIQSLK; this is translated from the coding sequence ATGACGATTCAGGCGATAATGTTTGATCTTGATGATACCCTTCTGTGGGATGAACGTAGTGTAGAAGAGGCATTTGATGCAGCATGTCAAACAGGCTCCCGAGAAACAGGCGCTGATCCGAAAATGCTGGAAGAAGCCGTACGCAAGGAAGCGCGCGCTTTGTATGAATCCTATGAAACCTTTAGTTTTACTCAAATGATTGGCATTAATCCGTTTGAAGGACTGTGGGCGAATTTTACAGCAGGTGAGCAACCTGAATTCCGTCAATTGGAACAGTTGGCTCCTGTTTATCGTAAGGAATCATGGCGCAGAGGGCTTCAGCAACTGGGGATAGATAATGAGGAGTTGGCGGAAAAGTTAGCTGCCCAATTTGCTTCGGAAAGACGTGCACGTCCACATGTATATGAAGAAACGTTTGGAATTCTGGACCAATTGAAGGGACAATACAAGCTGCTATTGCTGACAAATGGTTCCCCTGATCTACAACAGGAGAAGCTGGATGGAGTTCCTCAATTGGCTCCTTTTTTTGATCATGTTGTCATTTCCGGTTCTTTTGGTCGGGGCAAGCCTGATCCTTCTATATTCCAGCATGCTTTGGGACTTCTAGGAATTGAACCTGGACAAGCTTTAATGGTAGGAGATAAGCTGACGACTGATATTCAAGGGGCTTTGTCAGCTGGTGTACATTCGGTGTGGTTGAATCGGAACGATAAAACCAATATTACAGAGATCAAGCCGAAGTTCCAAATCAAGCATTTGTCTGAGTTGCATGGAATTATTCAATCTTTAAAGTAA
- the lexA gene encoding transcriptional repressor LexA: MSKISSRQQAILEFIRNEVRLKGYPPSVREIGEAVGLASSSTVHGHLDRLEKKGLIRRDPTKPRAIELLGQDESDNSNLINYSISRVPVVGKVTAGLPITATENIEDYFPLPQHFVGEDKIFMLSVVGESMIEAGIANGDYVIVRQQQTADNGDIVVAMTDEDEATVKTFYKEKDHIRLQPENPAFEPLRLTHVSILGKVVGLFRDFH; encoded by the coding sequence ATGTCTAAGATTTCGAGCCGCCAGCAGGCCATTCTTGAATTTATCCGCAATGAAGTGCGTCTAAAGGGATACCCCCCTTCTGTGCGCGAAATAGGCGAGGCAGTCGGATTGGCCTCCAGTTCTACGGTTCACGGTCATTTGGATCGTTTGGAGAAAAAAGGACTCATTCGCCGCGATCCTACGAAACCACGGGCTATTGAATTACTCGGTCAAGACGAATCGGATAACAGCAACTTGATTAATTACTCCATTAGTCGTGTTCCCGTCGTCGGCAAAGTAACCGCTGGTCTTCCTATTACGGCGACAGAAAATATTGAAGATTACTTTCCTCTTCCCCAACACTTTGTTGGTGAGGATAAAATATTCATGTTATCTGTTGTAGGCGAAAGCATGATTGAAGCTGGTATTGCTAACGGAGACTATGTAATCGTGCGTCAGCAGCAGACCGCTGATAACGGAGACATTGTAGTAGCTATGACAGATGAAGACGAGGCTACAGTTAAAACCTTTTACAAAGAAAAAGATCATATCCGGCTTCAACCTGAAAATCCAGCCTTTGAGCCACTTCGACTGACACACGTCAGCATATTGGGCAAGGTTGTTGGACTCTTCCGGGACTTCCACTGA
- the metH gene encoding methionine synthase has product MDKVSLQDALQRRILLLDGAMGTMIQQEDLSAADFGGEELEGCNEMLVLTRPDVIQGIHEAYLEAGADLIETNTFGATSVVLADYDIPERAREINLVAAKLARNAVDKYSTADKPRFVVGAMGPTTKTLSVTGGVTFVELIESYQEQALALIEGGVDVLLLETSQDTLNVKAGSIGIRQAFEQTGIELPLMISGTIEPMGTTLAGQNIESFCISLEHLNPISIGLNCATGPEFMRDHIRSLSEMSSAAISCYPNAGLPDENGQYHESPDSLARKMAAFAEKGWLNIAGGCCGTTPEHIRVMSESMAQFEPRQLVGHHPPAVSGIEPVYIEQDNRPYMVGERTNVLGSRKFKRLIVEGKYEEASEIARAQVKSGAHVIDICVQDPDRDEMIDMEAFLKLVVNKVKVPLVIDTTDIKVIDKALQYSQGKAIINSINLEDGEEKFEKMAPIIHKYGAAVVVGTIDERGQAIGREDKLEVAKRSYDLLVNRYGLAAEDIIFDTLVFPVGTGDEQYIGSAKETIEGIRIIKEALPGVHTILGISNVSFGLPEAGREVLNSVYLYECTKAGLDYAIVNTEKLERYASIPEHERKLAEDLIYKTNDDTLSAFVAAFRNKKVEKKEKISNLSLEERLASYVVEGSKEGLIPDLEQALAKYSSLEIINGPLMKGMEEVGRLFNNNELIVAEVLQSAEVMKASVAYLEPFMEKNESSVKGKILLATVKGDVHDIGKNLVEIILSNNGYHIVNLGIKVPPERIIEAYREEKADMIGLSGLLVKSAQQMVLTAQDLKNANIDIPIMVGGAALTRKFTKNRIRPEYDGLVAYAKDAMDGLDIANKLMDPESRKKMAEDMKAEQEAEAATVVEAKPLPKLTRAVRSNIAQDLPVYIPPDTDRHVLRNYPLNYILPYVNMQMLMGHHLGLKGNVEQLLASGDPKAIQLKETVDSIMFEAVTDGIIQSSAMYRFFPAQSQGNQILIYDPSDVSKVLHTFTFPRQQVEPYLCLADFLKSVESGVMDYVGFMVVTAGHGIQKLSTQWKDNGDYLRSHALQAVALEVAEGLAERLHHIIRDSWGFPDPADMTMKQRHGARYQGIRVSFGYPACPDLEDQGPLFQLLKPEDIGVELTEGFMMEPEASVSAMVFSHPQAQYFNVEKV; this is encoded by the coding sequence TTGGATAAAGTTAGCTTGCAGGATGCGTTACAACGAAGAATACTCCTTCTTGATGGGGCTATGGGCACTATGATTCAGCAGGAAGACCTTTCTGCCGCTGATTTTGGTGGGGAAGAGTTAGAAGGCTGCAACGAGATGTTGGTCTTAACAAGACCGGATGTCATTCAAGGGATTCATGAAGCATACTTGGAGGCCGGAGCAGACCTGATTGAAACGAATACATTTGGAGCGACATCCGTCGTTTTGGCGGATTACGATATACCAGAACGTGCCCGTGAAATTAATCTGGTGGCGGCCAAACTGGCGCGTAACGCGGTGGATAAGTACAGCACTGCGGACAAGCCTCGTTTTGTTGTAGGAGCTATGGGTCCAACTACAAAAACCTTGTCTGTCACAGGCGGTGTTACATTTGTAGAGCTGATTGAAAGCTATCAGGAGCAGGCTTTGGCGCTTATTGAAGGTGGGGTAGATGTTCTTCTGTTGGAGACCTCACAGGATACGCTTAACGTTAAGGCAGGTAGCATTGGAATTCGTCAGGCTTTTGAGCAGACAGGGATTGAGCTTCCATTAATGATTTCTGGCACGATTGAGCCGATGGGAACAACGTTGGCCGGACAAAACATCGAATCCTTCTGCATATCACTCGAACATTTAAATCCAATCTCGATTGGACTGAATTGTGCTACAGGTCCAGAGTTTATGCGTGATCATATTCGTTCTTTGTCTGAAATGTCCTCTGCAGCTATTAGCTGTTATCCAAATGCGGGCTTGCCCGATGAAAATGGTCAATACCATGAATCGCCGGATTCATTAGCTCGTAAAATGGCTGCTTTCGCTGAAAAAGGCTGGTTGAATATTGCGGGAGGCTGTTGCGGTACTACTCCAGAGCATATAAGAGTAATGAGTGAAAGTATGGCGCAGTTTGAGCCTCGTCAGCTCGTAGGTCATCATCCTCCTGCCGTATCAGGCATTGAGCCTGTGTATATTGAACAGGATAATCGTCCGTATATGGTTGGTGAGCGAACGAATGTTCTGGGTTCTCGGAAATTCAAGCGTTTGATCGTGGAAGGCAAATATGAAGAGGCGTCTGAAATTGCCCGCGCTCAGGTAAAAAGCGGAGCACATGTCATTGATATTTGTGTGCAAGATCCGGACCGTGATGAAATGATAGATATGGAAGCGTTCTTGAAACTGGTTGTAAACAAGGTGAAAGTACCATTGGTGATTGATACCACGGATATTAAAGTTATCGATAAAGCACTTCAATATTCGCAAGGTAAGGCAATTATTAACTCCATTAATTTGGAGGATGGTGAAGAGAAATTTGAGAAAATGGCTCCTATTATTCATAAATACGGGGCTGCTGTTGTTGTCGGAACGATTGATGAACGTGGACAGGCAATTGGGCGTGAGGATAAGCTCGAGGTAGCTAAGCGTTCTTATGATCTGTTGGTGAACCGTTACGGTCTGGCAGCGGAGGATATAATTTTTGATACGCTCGTATTCCCAGTAGGAACAGGGGATGAGCAATATATCGGTTCGGCTAAGGAAACGATTGAGGGCATACGTATCATTAAAGAAGCGCTTCCCGGGGTTCATACCATATTGGGCATCAGTAACGTATCCTTTGGCTTACCGGAAGCGGGTCGTGAAGTGCTCAATTCTGTCTATTTGTACGAATGCACCAAAGCGGGACTGGATTATGCAATTGTAAATACGGAGAAGCTTGAACGCTATGCATCGATCCCCGAGCATGAACGGAAATTGGCGGAAGACCTGATCTATAAAACAAATGACGATACGTTATCTGCATTTGTAGCAGCTTTCCGTAACAAGAAAGTGGAGAAAAAAGAGAAGATATCAAACCTTTCGCTCGAAGAACGGCTGGCTTCCTATGTAGTGGAGGGAAGTAAGGAGGGACTGATCCCGGATCTGGAGCAAGCGCTCGCTAAATATTCTTCTCTGGAGATTATTAACGGACCGCTAATGAAAGGGATGGAAGAAGTAGGACGTTTGTTTAACAACAACGAACTGATTGTTGCGGAGGTTCTGCAAAGCGCTGAAGTAATGAAAGCATCCGTGGCTTATTTAGAACCGTTCATGGAGAAGAATGAGTCCTCAGTAAAAGGTAAGATTTTGTTGGCTACGGTTAAAGGTGATGTGCATGATATAGGTAAGAATTTGGTGGAGATTATTCTATCCAACAATGGTTACCATATTGTAAATCTGGGTATAAAAGTACCACCAGAACGCATCATTGAAGCTTATCGTGAAGAAAAGGCTGACATGATCGGCCTGTCCGGTCTGCTTGTTAAATCGGCACAACAAATGGTGCTAACCGCGCAGGATTTGAAAAATGCGAACATTGATATTCCAATAATGGTTGGTGGAGCTGCCTTAACGCGTAAGTTTACTAAAAATCGTATTCGTCCTGAGTATGATGGGCTGGTAGCGTATGCGAAAGATGCTATGGATGGACTGGATATTGCCAATAAGCTTATGGACCCTGAGTCCCGTAAAAAAATGGCCGAGGACATGAAGGCTGAGCAGGAGGCGGAAGCGGCAACGGTCGTGGAGGCCAAGCCGCTCCCTAAGCTAACTCGGGCTGTACGCTCTAACATTGCTCAGGATTTGCCCGTCTATATCCCGCCGGATACGGATCGCCATGTACTGCGTAACTACCCACTGAATTATATTCTGCCTTATGTGAATATGCAGATGCTAATGGGGCATCATCTTGGCTTAAAAGGCAATGTTGAGCAACTGCTAGCTTCGGGGGACCCGAAAGCGATTCAGTTGAAGGAAACCGTAGACAGCATCATGTTTGAAGCTGTTACAGACGGAATTATTCAGTCGAGTGCTATGTATCGGTTCTTCCCAGCTCAGTCCCAAGGAAACCAAATTCTAATCTATGATCCATCGGATGTAAGCAAGGTACTGCACACATTTACGTTTCCACGTCAGCAGGTAGAGCCTTATCTATGTCTGGCTGATTTTTTGAAATCAGTGGAATCAGGGGTTATGGACTATGTAGGTTTTATGGTTGTTACCGCTGGTCATGGCATTCAAAAGCTATCTACCCAATGGAAAGACAACGGAGATTATCTGCGCTCACATGCACTTCAAGCAGTAGCGCTCGAAGTGGCAGAAGGGTTAGCAGAACGGCTTCACCATATTATCAGGGATAGCTGGGGTTTCCCGGACCCTGCCGATATGACGATGAAACAGCGGCACGGCGCCAGATATCAAGGTATACGGGTATCCTTTGGCTATCCGGCATGTCCGGATCTGGAGGATCAGGGACCGTTGTTCCAATTGTTAAAACCTGAGGACATTGGCGTTGAGCTAACGGAAGGGTTTATGATGGAACCGGAGGCTTCAGTATCAGCCATGGTGTTCAGCCACCCTCAGGCGCAGTATTTTAACGTCGAAAAGGTTTAA
- a CDS encoding deoxyribonuclease IV: protein MMPKLLIGSHVSTRGGFSKAAIRAREQGGRSFQYFPKNPRSLKLKEWNSIDAAACKDYCSEHQLQSIAHSPYPVNPAHGRERGQELYELMVASLRNDLDIAEACGSKGIVVHFGHMHSSDPLEGYHNIINCLNDVLEGWQGNAKILIENQAGDHGPMGTTLEEMVQIRQLCRDPGSIGFCLDTCHAYAAGLWNGGVDEALFEKGDRLGYWSALYGVHLNDSKHPYGSKKDRHARVGQGYIGIEGMRWITEQEAVRGIPVVLESEAGPDGTHQEDIRMIQSWE, encoded by the coding sequence ATGATGCCTAAATTGCTTATCGGCTCTCACGTGAGTACGCGGGGTGGCTTTTCCAAAGCTGCTATACGTGCACGAGAGCAGGGAGGACGTTCATTTCAATATTTTCCGAAAAATCCTCGTAGTCTCAAGCTGAAGGAATGGAACTCCATAGATGCTGCTGCTTGTAAAGATTACTGCTCAGAGCACCAGCTTCAATCTATTGCTCATTCGCCCTATCCCGTTAATCCAGCTCATGGTCGCGAACGTGGTCAGGAACTTTATGAGTTGATGGTTGCTTCATTACGCAACGATTTGGATATTGCTGAAGCCTGTGGATCGAAGGGGATAGTTGTTCATTTTGGGCATATGCATTCGTCTGACCCGCTGGAGGGCTATCATAATATTATTAACTGTCTGAATGATGTGCTCGAAGGCTGGCAGGGAAATGCTAAAATATTAATTGAAAATCAAGCTGGGGATCACGGTCCCATGGGAACCACGCTCGAGGAAATGGTCCAAATTCGCCAATTGTGTCGAGATCCTGGCAGTATCGGATTTTGCCTGGATACTTGTCATGCGTATGCAGCAGGATTGTGGAACGGTGGAGTGGACGAGGCTTTGTTTGAAAAAGGGGACCGTCTCGGTTATTGGTCAGCGCTGTACGGAGTTCATTTGAATGATTCCAAACACCCGTATGGCTCTAAAAAAGACAGACATGCGCGCGTAGGGCAAGGTTACATTGGTATTGAAGGCATGCGCTGGATAACAGAACAAGAAGCTGTAAGAGGTATTCCCGTCGTTTTGGAGAGTGAGGCGGGACCTGATGGGACACATCAGGAGGACATTCGAATGATTCAAAGCTGGGAGTAA
- a CDS encoding MarR family winged helix-turn-helix transcriptional regulator — MKYNEVKNEPREKLEIELGEQLNALISASHALNVRAAAKFDSSLQPAAFHIVRWLYSYGPTNAATLAESTAMDRSSVSRLVKQLESLGYLNREASRSDGRGIVLSLTEYGQQKLIDALKEKESVFYERISDWEDAELHNFNQMLRQFNGLHRHGTQP, encoded by the coding sequence ATGAAATATAATGAAGTAAAAAATGAACCAAGGGAGAAATTGGAGATTGAGTTGGGCGAGCAGCTTAACGCACTTATCAGCGCTTCACACGCCCTGAATGTCAGAGCTGCTGCGAAATTTGACTCCTCCTTACAACCTGCCGCCTTCCATATTGTTCGTTGGCTGTATTCTTATGGCCCAACTAATGCCGCCACTTTAGCGGAATCAACTGCGATGGATCGAAGTTCAGTGAGTCGTCTTGTCAAACAGCTTGAGTCTTTGGGGTATTTGAACAGAGAGGCCTCCCGAAGTGATGGACGAGGAATTGTATTATCTCTTACTGAGTATGGACAGCAAAAATTAATTGATGCGCTTAAGGAGAAAGAGTCCGTTTTCTATGAACGAATTTCGGACTGGGAAGATGCTGAGCTTCATAATTTTAACCAAATGCTTAGGCAATTTAATGGACTCCATCGCCACGGAACACAACCTTAA
- a CDS encoding 1,2-dihydroxy-3-keto-5-methylthiopentene dioxygenase, with the protein MAEIFIRNTNERISGEERVREFLESYQVLYEHWDASKLPGELQENFTLTDDQKAAVLKTFEPEIKDLAARRGYKIWDVITLSEATPNLEELLAKFEQIHTHTEDEIRAIVAGKGIFIIKGSEEIGYFNVELSPGDVISVPENTPHFFTLMENQKIVAVRLFIEENGWIAEPFEDPTFTTA; encoded by the coding sequence ATGGCAGAAATTTTTATACGCAATACGAATGAGCGAATTAGCGGTGAAGAGCGAGTACGTGAATTTTTGGAGAGCTACCAGGTATTGTATGAACACTGGGATGCTTCCAAGCTGCCAGGGGAGCTGCAAGAAAACTTTACTTTGACAGATGATCAAAAAGCCGCTGTTCTTAAAACATTTGAACCTGAAATCAAAGATTTAGCCGCACGTCGCGGATATAAAATCTGGGACGTCATCACTTTATCTGAAGCAACGCCGAATTTGGAGGAGCTGCTGGCCAAGTTCGAGCAAATTCACACCCATACCGAGGATGAAATCCGCGCCATTGTTGCTGGTAAAGGGATTTTTATCATTAAAGGCTCTGAAGAGATCGGCTATTTTAATGTAGAGCTTTCACCAGGCGACGTTATTTCTGTTCCTGAAAATACACCGCACTTCTTCACTTTAATGGAAAATCAAAAGATCGTCGCAGTCCGCTTGTTCATCGAAGAAAATGGATGGATTGCTGAACCGTTCGAAGATCCAACATTCACTACAGCATAA
- a CDS encoding LysM peptidoglycan-binding domain-containing protein, with the protein MKYSTYQSIFPMNLENLQETRKEGKVRLLQALTNTLLLKLLILVIIVWVAGAGVLTVFAAPPVSNEEVIKLTVQPGDTLWKIAVNHKPERMDTRVYIEGIVRINDLEDRGVQAGQVLKLPPF; encoded by the coding sequence ATGAAATATAGCACTTATCAAAGTATTTTTCCGATGAATTTAGAGAATTTACAGGAGACCCGAAAAGAGGGTAAGGTACGTTTGTTACAGGCTCTTACCAATACTCTTTTACTCAAGCTTCTTATTCTAGTAATTATCGTTTGGGTTGCAGGGGCAGGTGTACTTACGGTTTTTGCAGCACCTCCAGTTTCCAATGAAGAAGTGATTAAGCTGACTGTACAACCTGGAGATACGTTATGGAAGATTGCCGTGAATCATAAACCGGAACGAATGGATACACGGGTATATATTGAAGGAATTGTACGTATTAACGATTTGGAGGATCGGGGGGTGCAGGCAGGTCAGGTACTTAAGCTCCCACCCTTCTGA
- the rnz gene encoding ribonuclease Z produces MELYFLGTNAGVPTIQRNVTSIALRLLEERRSMWLFDCGEGTQQEVLRSPLKLSRLEKIFITHLHGDHLFGLPGLLSSRAYQGGTAPLTVYGPPGLQQYIELSLGISQSRINYPLHIVEHTGGVLFDDGQFRVESALLDHRIDSYGYRIVEMDKPGKLNQELLERYGIKPGPVYGKLKRGESVEVEGGVILHPQDVLGSPKKGRIVTILGDTRPCPNTVVLARDATVVVHEATFLHDLADTAYDYHHSTALQAAEAAKAAGAGQLIMTHFSSRYKDQEQLQPLLEEARSLFPNSLLAEQHVLLPVPDIGQ; encoded by the coding sequence ATGGAATTATATTTTCTCGGTACAAATGCAGGGGTACCTACAATTCAGCGAAATGTAACGTCCATTGCTCTTCGTTTACTGGAGGAACGAAGAAGCATGTGGTTGTTTGACTGCGGTGAAGGTACTCAACAGGAGGTATTGCGTTCGCCGCTCAAGCTGAGCAGACTTGAAAAAATATTTATCACTCATTTGCATGGGGATCATCTTTTTGGTCTGCCGGGCCTTTTGTCGAGCAGGGCATATCAGGGAGGTACGGCACCTCTGACGGTATATGGACCGCCTGGTCTTCAGCAATATATTGAGCTATCTTTAGGGATCAGCCAATCTCGTATCAATTACCCACTACATATTGTGGAGCATACGGGCGGGGTTCTGTTCGATGACGGTCAATTTCGGGTGGAATCAGCTTTGTTGGATCATCGGATCGACAGTTATGGCTACCGAATTGTAGAAATGGATAAGCCCGGTAAGCTTAACCAAGAACTGTTAGAGCGATACGGGATCAAGCCTGGCCCAGTGTACGGTAAATTAAAGCGTGGAGAAAGTGTGGAAGTAGAGGGTGGAGTTATTCTGCATCCTCAGGATGTATTGGGTTCACCTAAAAAAGGGCGGATCGTCACTATTTTAGGTGACACGAGACCTTGTCCGAATACAGTAGTGCTGGCACGAGATGCAACTGTCGTCGTTCATGAAGCCACATTTCTGCATGATCTGGCGGATACGGCGTACGATTATCATCATAGTACGGCGCTTCAGGCAGCGGAAGCTGCCAAAGCCGCAGGCGCGGGGCAGTTAATTATGACGCATTTTAGTTCTAGGTATAAAGATCAAGAGCAGCTTCAGCCTTTGCTGGAGGAAGCGCGAAGCCTATTCCCCAATTCATTGCTTGCGGAGCAGCATGTGTTGTTACCGGTACCTGATATCGGTCAATAA